The Cellvibrio zantedeschiae genomic sequence GGTTTATCGCGGGCAAACTCTTACATTCAAGCACCCGGTAAAAATTGGCGATACTGTGACTGTCACTCTAAAAGTGAGTGAAATTAAAGAGCGGGTGAAAATCGTTACGCTGGAATGCGAAGCGCACAATCAGGATGGGAAATTAATTGCGAAGGGTATTGCAGAAGTGATTGCGCCAACAGAAAAACAAGTTATTGCAACGCCTGTGTTACCTGAAATTAATATCAAATAAAAATTAATTGTGTAAAAATAAAAAAGCGCATAGATCTATGCGCTTTTTTTGTAGGTTTGGGGCTTAGTGTTTTGTTATTCCGCTTCCTCATCCTCTTCACAAATCGCAATCGGCCAGCCGCCAAATTCTTTCCATTTGTTCACGATAAAACAAAATAAATCGGCAGTTTTTTCTGCGTCGTAAGCGGCGGAATGCGCGGCGCTATTACTAAATTCCAGGCCCGCACAACGGCAAGCTTTTGCGAGTACGGTTTGGCCAAAAGCGAGACCAGAAAGTGTTGCGGTATCAAACACGCTGAAGGGATGGAACGGGTTGCGTTTGAGATCACAGCGTTCAACGGCTGCGTTCAAAAAATTTAAATCGAAGTGCGCGTTGTGGCCAACAACCACTGCACGGGTGCAGCCATTTTCTTTAACGGAGCGACGCACCGCTTGCATCATATCTGTTAGCGCCATCAACTCCGGCTCGGCCATGCGGTCGGGGCTATCTAAATCTATGCCTGTAAAATCCAGCGCAGCTTTTTCAATGTTGGCGCCTTCAAAGGGTTCAATATGAAACGCAAAAGTTTCATGGCGATGCAAAAGCCCCTCTTCATCAATCCGAACTGTGACTGCAGCTATTTCAAGCAAGGCATCGGTTTGTGAATTAAAGCCGCCGGTTTCGACATCAATAATCACAGGCAAAAAGCCGCGAAAACGCTGTGCAAGAGGCGACGATGGATCTTTTTGGTTTTCAGGTGGGTTCACTAGAGAGCCTTAATCGAGAGCTTTCAATTCAAAAAAATGACTTATGCCTTTTGCAGTTGCCAACGCAAGTTTTCACCCGCTCTTAGCGGTACCAAGGTTATATCTGCAAAAACCAGGGTTTCAGGGGCTTGCCATTGGGTCTTTACCAGGGTGATCTGATCAGCGTTGCGCGGCAGCTGGTAAAAGTCCGGCCCAAAGTGGCTGGCAAAACCTTCGAGCTTATCCAGTGCGCCTGCGTC encodes the following:
- the rnt gene encoding ribonuclease T, yielding MNPPENQKDPSSPLAQRFRGFLPVIIDVETGGFNSQTDALLEIAAVTVRIDEEGLLHRHETFAFHIEPFEGANIEKAALDFTGIDLDSPDRMAEPELMALTDMMQAVRRSVKENGCTRAVVVGHNAHFDLNFLNAAVERCDLKRNPFHPFSVFDTATLSGLAFGQTVLAKACRCAGLEFSNSAAHSAAYDAEKTADLFCFIVNKWKEFGGWPIAICEEDEEAE